In a single window of the Atlantibacter hermannii genome:
- the ybfF gene encoding putative esterase/lipase, which produces MQTAQQSHTASPIVLVHGLFGSLDNLGVLARELVTDFDIVQVDMRNHGLSPRSDEMNYPAMAQDLLDTLDELSIDKATLIGHSMGGKAVMAATRIAPERIDKLVAIDIAPADYKVRRHDEIFAAINAVTEAGATTRQEAAALMRQHIPEDGIIQFLLKSFAAGEWRFNVPALWDQYPHIVGWDTVPAWDHPALFIRGGNSPYVDESHRDALLAQFPQARAHVIAGAGHWVHAEKPQAVVRAIRRYLEA; this is translated from the coding sequence ATGCAAACTGCGCAACAATCGCATACTGCCTCGCCAATCGTGTTGGTGCATGGTCTGTTCGGTAGTCTGGATAATCTTGGCGTACTGGCGCGTGAACTGGTCACGGACTTTGATATCGTTCAGGTTGATATGCGCAATCATGGTCTGTCGCCGCGCAGCGATGAGATGAATTACCCGGCGATGGCGCAAGATCTGCTGGATACGCTGGACGAACTTTCTATCGATAAGGCCACGCTGATTGGGCACTCCATGGGCGGTAAAGCCGTGATGGCGGCGACCCGCATCGCGCCGGAACGCATCGATAAACTGGTGGCGATAGATATCGCGCCTGCGGATTACAAAGTGCGCCGCCATGATGAGATCTTCGCCGCCATCAATGCCGTCACTGAAGCTGGCGCGACCACCCGCCAGGAAGCCGCGGCGCTGATGCGCCAGCACATACCGGAAGACGGCATCATCCAGTTTTTGCTTAAGTCATTTGCCGCAGGCGAATGGCGTTTTAACGTACCGGCGCTGTGGGACCAGTACCCGCATATCGTGGGTTGGGACACGGTGCCCGCCTGGGATCATCCGGCCCTGTTTATCCGCGGCGGCAATTCCCCGTATGTGGATGAATCGCACCGGGACGCTTTGCTGGCGCAATTCCCCCAGGCGCGCGCCCATGTTATCGCCGGTGCCGGACACTGGGTTCACGCAGAAAAACCGCAGGCGGTGGTGCGAGCCATCCGCCGCTATCTCGAAGCGTAA
- the speC_2 gene encoding ornithine decarboxylase has product MQKLKIAVSRICPDCVNTQREVVSIMDTDFIDVAAAVVALADIDNGIIDKIEQTGFGLPIFIATHNNERVPEHWLARINGVFEISESRSEFYGRQLEAAAAKYETSLKPPFFRALVDYVKQGNSAFDCPGHQGGQFFRRHPTGNQFVNFFGETLFRSDLCNADVAMGDLLIHEGAPCTAQKHAAKVFNADKTYFVLNGTSSSNKVVLNALLAPGDLVLFDRNNHKSNHHGALLQAGATPVYLETARNPYGFIGGIDAHCFEERYLRDCIREVAADRAQEARPFRLAVIQLGTYDGTIYNARQVVDKIGHLCDYILFDSAWVGYEQFIPMMADCSPLLLELTENDPGILVTQSVHKQQAGFSQTSQIHKKDSHIKGQDRYVSHKRMNNAFMMHASTSPFYPLFAALDVNARMHEGEGGKQMWMNCVEVGIDTRKLILNNCHHIRPFVPATVDGQPWENADTKQIARDLRFFHFVPGEKWHAFEGYAEHQYFVDPCKLLLTTPGINAATGEYDTFGVPATILANFLRENGVVPEKCDLNSILFLLTPAEEMGKMQQLVALLVRFEQLLEHDAPLSEVLPSIWKQNQERYGEYTLRQLCQEMHDFYASHNVKQLQKEMFRKDYFPRVVMNPQDANYAFIRGQTELVKLSDAEGRVAAEGALPYPPGVLCVVPGEIWGGAVLRYFQALEEGINLLPGFAPELQGVYVEEHDGRKQVWCHVIKQPVVKASAQKEIKL; this is encoded by the coding sequence ATGCAAAAGTTAAAAATTGCGGTTAGCCGCATCTGTCCGGACTGCGTGAATACCCAACGGGAAGTCGTCTCAATTATGGATACCGATTTTATTGATGTCGCTGCCGCTGTTGTGGCATTAGCGGATATTGATAACGGTATTATTGATAAAATCGAGCAAACCGGCTTTGGCCTGCCGATTTTTATTGCCACCCATAATAACGAACGCGTTCCTGAACACTGGTTAGCGCGAATCAATGGCGTGTTTGAAATCAGCGAGTCTCGTTCCGAATTCTATGGTCGCCAGCTTGAGGCCGCCGCAGCGAAATACGAAACCAGCCTGAAACCGCCTTTCTTCCGCGCACTTGTTGATTATGTTAAGCAAGGCAATAGCGCATTTGACTGCCCCGGCCACCAGGGTGGACAGTTCTTCCGCCGTCACCCGACGGGCAATCAGTTCGTGAATTTCTTTGGCGAAACCTTGTTCCGTTCCGATTTGTGTAATGCGGACGTGGCGATGGGCGATTTGCTGATTCACGAAGGCGCGCCATGCACGGCACAAAAGCATGCGGCGAAAGTGTTTAACGCCGATAAAACGTACTTTGTACTGAACGGCACATCCTCCTCGAATAAAGTGGTACTGAACGCGCTGCTGGCCCCGGGCGATTTGGTGTTATTCGACCGTAATAACCATAAATCGAACCACCACGGCGCGCTGTTACAGGCGGGCGCAACCCCGGTATACCTGGAAACGGCCCGTAACCCCTACGGCTTCATCGGTGGGATTGACGCGCACTGCTTCGAAGAGCGCTATCTGCGCGACTGCATTCGCGAGGTCGCTGCCGATCGCGCCCAGGAGGCCCGTCCGTTCCGTCTGGCGGTTATTCAGTTGGGTACGTACGACGGCACCATTTATAACGCGCGTCAGGTTGTCGACAAGATTGGTCACTTATGTGACTACATCCTGTTTGACTCTGCATGGGTGGGTTACGAGCAGTTTATTCCGATGATGGCGGACTGTTCACCGCTGTTGCTGGAACTGACAGAGAACGATCCGGGTATCCTGGTGACACAGTCGGTGCATAAACAGCAGGCCGGGTTCTCACAAACCTCGCAAATCCATAAAAAAGACAGCCATATCAAAGGGCAGGATCGCTATGTTTCCCATAAGCGCATGAATAACGCGTTTATGATGCATGCCTCCACCAGCCCGTTCTACCCGCTGTTCGCGGCGCTGGACGTCAACGCCCGGATGCATGAAGGCGAAGGCGGCAAACAGATGTGGATGAACTGCGTGGAAGTCGGTATCGATACCCGTAAGTTAATCCTCAATAACTGCCACCATATCCGCCCGTTTGTCCCGGCTACTGTTGATGGTCAACCCTGGGAAAATGCCGATACCAAACAAATTGCTCGCGATCTGCGCTTCTTCCATTTCGTTCCGGGAGAGAAATGGCATGCGTTTGAAGGCTATGCCGAGCATCAGTATTTCGTCGATCCCTGCAAACTGTTGTTAACCACGCCGGGTATCAACGCCGCCACTGGCGAATATGACACCTTTGGCGTACCGGCCACCATTCTTGCCAACTTCCTGCGTGAAAACGGTGTGGTCCCGGAGAAATGCGACCTGAACTCCATTCTGTTCCTGCTTACCCCGGCGGAAGAGATGGGCAAGATGCAGCAACTGGTGGCGTTACTGGTTCGTTTCGAACAGCTTCTGGAACACGATGCCCCGCTGAGTGAAGTGTTGCCATCGATCTGGAAACAGAATCAGGAACGGTACGGTGAATACACCCTGCGTCAGCTTTGCCAGGAGATGCACGACTTCTACGCCAGCCACAACGTGAAGCAGCTTCAGAAAGAGATGTTCCGTAAGGACTACTTCCCGCGCGTGGTGATGAACCCGCAGGACGCCAATTACGCCTTTATTCGCGGACAAACCGAACTGGTGAAACTCAGCGATGCGGAAGGCCGCGTGGCGGCAGAAGGCGCGCTGCCTTATCCTCCGGGCGTGCTGTGCGTAGTCCCGGGCGAAATCTGGGGCGGCGCGGTGTTGCGCTACTTCCAGGCGCTGGAAGAAGGCATCAATTTGCTGCCGGGCTTCGCGCCGGAATTGCAGGGTGTGTATGTCGAAGAACACGACGGCCGTAAACAAGTGTGGTGCCACGTTATCAAGCAGCCCGTGGTGAAAGCGTCAGCACAGAAGGAAATCAAATTATGA
- the kdpE gene encoding two-component response regulator has protein sequence MTNVLIIEDEKEIRRFLRTALEADGLRVYDAETLQRGLIDAATRKPDLVILDLGLPDGDGISFIHEFRQWSQAPIIVLSARSEEIDKITALDAGADDYLSKPFGIGELQARLRVALRRQLTRPEGDAVYTFSGIQVDIPARRITRDGEEIHLTPIEFRLLAFLLNHQGKVLTQRQLLNQVWGPNAVEHSHYLRIYMGHLRQKLETDPARPRHLLTETGIGYRFMI, from the coding sequence GTGACTAACGTTCTGATTATCGAAGATGAAAAAGAGATACGTCGGTTTCTGCGCACGGCGCTGGAAGCAGATGGCCTGCGCGTGTATGACGCAGAAACCTTGCAGCGCGGCCTTATCGATGCGGCGACACGCAAACCCGATCTGGTGATCCTCGATCTCGGCCTGCCCGACGGTGACGGTATCAGCTTTATTCACGAATTCCGGCAGTGGAGCCAGGCACCCATTATTGTGCTGTCGGCGCGCAGTGAAGAGATCGATAAAATTACCGCGCTGGATGCGGGTGCCGACGATTATCTCAGTAAACCGTTTGGTATTGGCGAGTTGCAGGCGCGGTTGCGGGTTGCGTTACGTCGCCAGTTAACGCGCCCGGAAGGCGACGCGGTCTATACGTTTTCAGGTATCCAGGTGGATATTCCCGCTCGCCGCATCACCCGTGACGGAGAGGAAATCCATCTCACGCCGATTGAGTTTCGTCTGCTGGCGTTTTTGCTTAATCATCAGGGGAAAGTGTTAACCCAGCGCCAGTTGCTGAATCAGGTATGGGGACCGAATGCGGTGGAACACAGTCATTATCTGCGCATTTATATGGGGCATTTACGTCAGAAGCTGGAAACAGACCCGGCGCGCCCCCGTCATTTGTTAACGGAAACCGGAATTGGCTATCGGTTTATGATATAA
- the potE gene encoding putrescine transporter, translated as MSKSNKMGVVPLTILTMVNMMGSGIIMLPTKLAEVGTISIISWLVTALGSMALAWAFAKCGMFSRKSGGMGGYAEYAFGKSGNFMANYTYGVSLLIANVAIAISAVGYGSELLGATLSPVQIGIATICVLWICTVANFGGARITGQISGITVWGVIIPVVGLSVIGWFWFSPSLYAASWNPHNVPFFDAVGSSIAMTLWAFLGLESACANTEVVENPERNVPIAVLGGTLGAAVIYIVSTNVIAGIVPNMDLAHSTAPFGLAFAQMFTPTVGKVIMGLMVMSCCGSLLGWQFTIAQVFKSSADEGYFPKIFSKVSKAEAPVKGMLTIVIFQSVLALMTISPSLNNQFNVLVNLAVVTNIIPYILSMAALVIIQKMAKVDPGKAKMANFVALVGAIYSFYALYSSGSEAMLYGAIVTFMGWTLYGLVSPRFELTNKPS; from the coding sequence ATGAGTAAATCCAATAAGATGGGCGTGGTGCCGCTCACAATATTGACCATGGTAAACATGATGGGCTCCGGCATTATCATGCTGCCAACCAAACTGGCTGAAGTGGGGACAATTTCCATTATCTCCTGGCTGGTGACGGCATTAGGCTCAATGGCATTAGCATGGGCCTTCGCCAAATGCGGCATGTTCAGCCGTAAGTCTGGCGGCATGGGGGGTTATGCCGAGTATGCGTTCGGTAAGTCCGGCAACTTTATGGCCAACTATACCTACGGGGTATCGCTGCTGATCGCCAACGTGGCGATTGCGATTTCCGCCGTGGGCTACGGGAGCGAGCTGTTAGGTGCCACGCTGAGCCCGGTGCAAATCGGTATCGCGACCATTTGCGTACTGTGGATTTGCACCGTCGCTAACTTCGGCGGCGCGCGTATCACAGGGCAAATCAGCGGCATTACGGTGTGGGGCGTGATCATTCCGGTGGTCGGTTTATCCGTGATTGGCTGGTTCTGGTTTAGCCCATCCCTGTATGCCGCATCCTGGAACCCGCATAATGTGCCGTTCTTTGATGCCGTTGGGTCATCCATCGCCATGACGCTGTGGGCCTTTTTGGGACTGGAATCCGCCTGCGCCAATACCGAGGTGGTGGAAAACCCGGAACGTAACGTACCTATCGCCGTACTGGGCGGCACGCTGGGCGCGGCGGTGATTTATATCGTCTCCACCAACGTCATCGCCGGGATTGTGCCGAATATGGATCTGGCCCACTCCACCGCGCCGTTCGGCCTGGCCTTTGCCCAGATGTTCACGCCGACCGTGGGCAAAGTGATTATGGGTCTGATGGTGATGTCCTGCTGCGGTTCGCTGCTCGGCTGGCAGTTCACCATTGCTCAGGTATTTAAATCCTCGGCTGATGAAGGCTATTTCCCGAAAATCTTCTCGAAAGTGTCTAAAGCCGAAGCGCCGGTTAAAGGCATGCTGACCATCGTGATTTTCCAGAGTGTGCTGGCGCTGATGACCATCAGCCCGTCGTTGAATAATCAGTTCAACGTGCTGGTAAACCTGGCGGTTGTTACCAACATCATTCCGTACATCCTGTCGATGGCGGCGCTGGTGATTATCCAGAAAATGGCGAAGGTCGATCCGGGCAAAGCGAAAATGGCGAACTTCGTGGCGTTGGTTGGGGCGATCTACAGCTTCTACGCGCTCTACTCATCCGGTTCTGAAGCGATGCTGTATGGCGCTATCGTGACCTTTATGGGCTGGACGCTGTATGGGCTGGTGTCGCCGCGCTTTGAGCTGACGAATAAACCCAGTTAA
- the seqA gene encoding negative modulator of initiation of replication: MKTIEVDDDLYRYIASHTQHIGESASDILRRMLKFNPAQPQADKPAKEGSAPIAVTEEITANNAKDRVRAVRELLLSDEYAEQKRAVNRFMLVLSTLYTLDPKAFADATESLHGRTRVYFAGDQQTLLQSGNQTKPKHVPGTPYWVITNTNTGRKCSMIEHIMQSMQFPAELIEKVCGTI; the protein is encoded by the coding sequence ATGAAAACGATTGAAGTTGATGACGATCTTTACCGCTATATCGCGAGCCACACTCAGCACATTGGTGAAAGCGCGTCCGACATTTTGCGTCGCATGCTGAAATTCAACCCCGCTCAGCCGCAGGCCGACAAACCGGCGAAAGAAGGCAGTGCACCGATCGCCGTGACGGAAGAGATCACCGCCAACAACGCCAAAGATCGTGTCCGGGCCGTTCGTGAACTGCTGCTTTCTGATGAGTACGCGGAACAAAAGCGTGCGGTCAACCGTTTCATGCTGGTGCTGTCTACACTCTATACACTGGACCCAAAAGCGTTCGCCGATGCAACCGAGTCATTACACGGGCGTACCCGTGTCTATTTCGCCGGCGATCAACAAACGCTTTTGCAAAGTGGTAATCAAACCAAACCCAAACATGTGCCAGGTACGCCATACTGGGTGATTACCAACACGAATACCGGTCGTAAATGCAGCATGATTGAACACATCATGCAGTCAATGCAGTTCCCGGCGGAATTGATTGAAAAGGTTTGCGGCACTATTTAA
- the fldA gene encoding flavodoxin 1 encodes MAIVGIFFGSDTGNTENIAKMIQKQLGKDVAEVRDIAKSSKEDLEGFDILLLGIPTWYYGEAQCDWDDFFPTLEEIDFNNKLVALFGCGDQEDYAEYFCDALGTMRDIIEPRGATIVGHWPTEGYHFEASKGLADDDHFLGLAIDEDRQPELTAERVEKWVKQVSEELHLQDIINA; translated from the coding sequence ATGGCAATCGTAGGCATTTTCTTCGGCAGCGATACCGGCAATACTGAAAATATCGCAAAAATGATTCAAAAACAGCTTGGTAAAGATGTTGCTGAAGTGCGTGATATTGCTAAAAGCAGCAAAGAAGACCTCGAAGGTTTCGATATCCTCCTGCTGGGCATTCCGACCTGGTACTATGGCGAAGCGCAGTGCGACTGGGATGACTTCTTCCCTACCCTTGAAGAGATTGATTTTAATAACAAACTGGTTGCGCTGTTTGGCTGCGGTGACCAGGAAGATTATGCGGAATACTTCTGCGACGCCCTGGGCACTATGCGCGATATCATTGAACCACGCGGCGCAACCATCGTCGGCCACTGGCCAACTGAGGGCTACCATTTCGAAGCCTCCAAAGGGCTCGCCGACGATGACCACTTCCTTGGCCTCGCTATCGACGAGGACCGTCAGCCTGAACTCACCGCCGAACGTGTTGAAAAGTGGGTAAAACAGGTTTCAGAAGAACTGCATCTGCAAGACATCATTAATGCCTGA
- the yaiV gene encoding DNA-binding transcriptional regulator — translation MTLPAKPITELYRLTDLFTDYNKLTRVERYTLIPIKANMVTLIHGGQFSLIRSSDRLLIEKQTAPALYGLSGNTRSLSYIRIYADTQCYYQLVPLDIFMQRLVENNLLQLTSAVLSWHIESLLYRDEMMMGRNSYQMIKGNILHLNQLDEFMRAKINVADFIVKRTNLSRSIVMKVLSIMRAKNHIDVKRGKLLAVYNLPDKLN, via the coding sequence ATGACATTACCGGCAAAACCTATAACAGAATTATATCGATTAACTGATTTATTTACCGATTATAACAAGCTTACCCGCGTCGAGCGTTATACATTAATCCCCATTAAAGCGAATATGGTTACGCTGATACACGGCGGGCAATTTTCCCTTATTCGCAGCAGCGATCGCTTATTGATAGAGAAACAAACCGCGCCCGCGCTGTACGGGCTCAGTGGCAATACCCGTAGCCTGAGTTATATCCGTATTTATGCCGATACTCAGTGTTATTATCAATTAGTACCACTGGATATATTCATGCAACGGCTTGTTGAAAATAATTTATTACAACTCACCTCAGCAGTTTTATCATGGCATATCGAAAGCTTGCTGTATCGGGATGAAATGATGATGGGCCGTAATAGTTATCAGATGATCAAAGGTAATATTCTCCACCTTAATCAGCTCGATGAATTTATGCGCGCCAAGATTAATGTGGCAGATTTCATTGTCAAAAGGACGAATCTCTCTCGCAGCATTGTTATGAAAGTCCTGTCAATTATGCGTGCGAAAAATCATATTGATGTAAAAAGAGGTAAATTGCTGGCGGTGTATAATCTCCCGGATAAACTTAATTAA
- a CDS encoding Protein of uncharacterised function (DUF2618), translated as MENNNRLMPHIRRTTHIMMFAHRNSFDFHFFNAR; from the coding sequence ATGGAAAATAACAACCGGTTAATGCCTCATATAAGGCGAACCACACACATAATGATGTTTGCCCACCGTAATAGCTTCGATTTTCACTTCTTCAACGCCCGATAG
- the pgm gene encoding phosphoglucomutase codes for MAIHNRAGQPAQQRDLINVAQLTAQYYVLKPQAGNSDHAVKFGTSGHRGSAARHSFNEPHILAIAQAIAEERAKNGVTGPCYVGKDTHALSEPAFISVLEVLAANGVDVIVQENNGYTPTPAISNAILVHNRQGGKQADGIVITPSHNPPEDGGIKYNPPNGGPADTNVTKVVEDRANALLAEGLASVKRVSLDEAWASGHITAKDLVQPFVEGLADIVDMAAIQKAGLTLGVDPLGGSGIEYWKRIAEHYNLNLTIVNDHVDQTFRFMHLDKDGAIRMDCSSECAMAGLLALRDKFDLAFANDPDYDRHGIVTPAGLMNPNHYLAVAINYLFQHRPQWGKEVAVGKTLVSSAMIDRVVNDLGRKLVEVPVGFKWFVDGLFDGSFGFGGEESAGASFLRFDGTPWSTDKDGIIMCLLAAEITAVTGKNPQQHYDELAARFGAPSYNRIQAHATSAQKAALSKLSPEMVSASTLAGDPITARLTAAPGNGASIGGLKVMTDNGWFAARPSGTEDAYKIYCESFLGAEHRAQIEKEAVEIVSEVLKNA; via the coding sequence ATGGCAATTCATAACCGTGCAGGTCAACCTGCGCAACAGCGTGATTTGATTAATGTTGCCCAACTTACTGCACAGTACTATGTGTTAAAGCCGCAGGCAGGTAACAGTGATCATGCGGTCAAATTTGGGACTTCAGGCCATCGCGGCAGCGCCGCACGCCACAGCTTTAACGAGCCGCACATTCTGGCTATTGCTCAGGCAATTGCTGAAGAGCGCGCAAAAAATGGCGTAACCGGTCCTTGTTATGTGGGTAAAGACACGCATGCGCTTTCTGAACCGGCTTTTATCTCGGTTCTGGAAGTGCTGGCGGCCAACGGCGTGGATGTGATTGTTCAGGAAAACAACGGTTACACCCCAACGCCGGCGATTTCAAACGCCATTCTGGTGCATAACCGTCAGGGTGGAAAACAGGCGGATGGGATTGTGATTACGCCGTCCCACAACCCGCCGGAAGACGGCGGTATTAAATACAATCCGCCTAATGGCGGCCCGGCCGACACGAACGTTACCAAAGTCGTGGAAGACCGTGCCAATGCGCTACTGGCGGAAGGCCTGGCGTCGGTGAAACGCGTTTCGCTGGACGAGGCGTGGGCGAGCGGCCACATCACCGCTAAAGATCTGGTGCAGCCGTTTGTTGAAGGGCTGGCGGATATTGTCGATATGGCCGCCATCCAAAAAGCAGGCCTGACCCTGGGCGTCGATCCCCTGGGTGGCTCTGGCATCGAGTACTGGAAGCGCATCGCCGAGCATTACAATTTAAACCTCACTATCGTTAACGATCATGTCGATCAGACGTTCCGCTTTATGCATCTCGATAAAGACGGCGCGATCCGCATGGACTGCTCCTCCGAATGCGCGATGGCAGGTTTGCTGGCGCTGCGTGATAAATTCGACCTGGCATTCGCCAACGACCCGGATTATGACCGCCACGGTATTGTTACCCCGGCAGGGTTGATGAACCCGAACCACTATCTGGCAGTGGCCATCAACTATTTGTTCCAGCATCGTCCGCAATGGGGCAAAGAGGTCGCGGTAGGTAAAACGCTGGTCTCTTCTGCGATGATTGACCGCGTGGTCAACGATTTGGGCCGTAAACTGGTTGAAGTACCGGTAGGCTTTAAATGGTTTGTTGACGGGCTGTTCGATGGCAGCTTCGGCTTCGGCGGCGAAGAGAGCGCCGGGGCATCGTTCCTGCGCTTTGACGGGACGCCGTGGTCGACGGATAAAGACGGCATCATCATGTGCCTGCTGGCTGCGGAAATTACCGCAGTCACCGGTAAAAACCCGCAGCAGCATTATGATGAACTGGCTGCGCGTTTTGGCGCGCCGAGCTATAACCGTATACAGGCCCATGCCACGTCCGCGCAGAAAGCCGCGCTGTCGAAGCTGTCGCCGGAAATGGTCAGCGCCAGTACGCTGGCGGGCGACCCAATCACCGCACGCTTAACCGCTGCGCCGGGTAATGGCGCGTCGATTGGCGGTCTGAAAGTGATGACTGACAACGGCTGGTTCGCGGCGCGTCCGTCAGGCACGGAAGATGCCTACAAAATCTACTGTGAAAGTTTCCTTGGCGCTGAACACCGTGCGCAAATCGAAAAAGAAGCCGTGGAAATTGTCAGCGAAGTACTGAAAAACGCCTGA
- a CDS encoding LexA regulated protein translates to MYDGALNCTRAQLLHPVFPVKTRIMAKEQTDRTTLDLFSDERRPGRPKTNPLSRDEQLRINKRNQLKRDKVRGLKRVELKLNVEAVEALNMLAEARNISRSELIEDILLAQLAALKP, encoded by the coding sequence ATGTATGATGGCGCGCTTAACTGCACCCGAGCCCAGCTCCTGCACCCTGTTTTCCCTGTCAAAACGCGCATCATGGCCAAAGAACAAACAGACCGTACGACATTAGATCTGTTCTCGGACGAACGCCGCCCGGGCAGACCCAAAACGAACCCGCTCTCCCGCGACGAACAGCTGCGCATCAATAAGCGTAACCAGTTGAAGCGCGACAAAGTGCGCGGGCTTAAACGCGTTGAACTGAAACTCAACGTGGAAGCGGTCGAAGCGCTCAATATGCTGGCGGAAGCCCGTAATATCAGCCGCAGTGAACTGATTGAAGATATTTTGCTTGCGCAACTCGCAGCCCTGAAACCCTGA
- the fur gene encoding ferric uptake regulation protein, producing MTDNNTALKKAGLKVTLPRLKILEVLQGPDNHHVSAEDLYKRLIDMGEEIGLATVYRVLNQFDDAGIVTRHNFEGGKSVFELTQQHHHDHLICLDCGKVIEFSDDSIEARQREIASRHGIRLTNHSLYLYGHCAEGDCREDETAHEIAEK from the coding sequence ATGACTGACAACAACACCGCATTGAAGAAAGCCGGCCTGAAAGTCACGCTTCCGAGGTTAAAAATCCTCGAAGTGTTGCAGGGTCCGGACAACCACCATGTCAGTGCGGAAGATTTATACAAACGCCTGATCGACATGGGCGAAGAAATTGGTCTCGCCACGGTTTACCGCGTTCTTAACCAGTTTGATGATGCCGGAATCGTTACGCGTCATAATTTCGAAGGCGGCAAATCAGTTTTCGAACTGACGCAGCAGCATCACCACGATCATCTCATCTGCCTCGACTGCGGCAAAGTGATCGAATTTAGCGATGACTCTATCGAAGCGCGTCAGCGCGAAATCGCTTCTCGTCATGGCATTCGTCTTACCAACCACAGCCTGTACCTCTATGGACATTGCGCTGAAGGTGACTGCCGCGAAGACGAAACCGCACACGAGATCGCAGAAAAGTAA